The proteins below come from a single Streptomyces sp. B3I8 genomic window:
- a CDS encoding MarR family winged helix-turn-helix transcriptional regulator produces the protein MTRPQRSTTQEAEILRLDRQICFSLHAAARAFNGVYRLVLRDLGLTYPQYLVMLVLWEHGELPVKRLGEHLRLDSGTLSPLLKRLEAAGLVRRERSALDERSVQVHLTEQGTELRARALEVPRRIGAATGFGADEIRDLRERLDVLTAALDAAVARPEALNGDPMTP, from the coding sequence ATGACCAGGCCGCAGCGCTCCACGACGCAGGAGGCGGAGATCCTCCGCCTCGACCGCCAGATCTGCTTCTCCCTGCACGCCGCCGCCCGCGCGTTCAACGGCGTCTACCGGCTCGTCCTGCGGGACCTCGGGCTGACCTACCCGCAGTACCTGGTGATGCTGGTGCTGTGGGAGCACGGCGAACTGCCGGTGAAGCGGCTCGGCGAGCACCTGCGGCTCGACTCCGGCACACTGTCGCCGCTGCTCAAGCGGCTGGAGGCGGCGGGGCTGGTGCGCCGGGAGCGCAGCGCCCTGGACGAGCGCTCGGTCCAGGTGCACCTCACCGAGCAGGGCACGGAACTGCGCGCCCGGGCGCTGGAGGTGCCGCGCCGGATCGGCGCGGCGACCGGATTCGGCGCGGACGAGATCCGTGACCTGCGGGAACGCCTGGACGTCCTGACGGCGGCCCTGGACGCGGCGGTCGCCCGCCCCGAGGCGCTGAACGGCGACCCCATGACCCCGTGA
- a CDS encoding glycosyltransferase family 87 protein, translating into MSTSITAAARRRPRPLLGLAAAWFATRALMLWLLVHDDTRLLGLGGVSREVHHLYFHWYGILVHGAFPVGDPMWQYPPGAGLVLLSPALLPGATYFQGFVALTLLTDLAVLLALARTGLRTGRSLSGAALWVGGLPLLLHLPLARYDVQVTAFAVLSLLALTRSPRTAGALAGLGALVKVWPALVLIGTPRGRDSRRAWVSATVAGGALLVLLATLFRTPFDFLRQQGERGVQIESLGGTVLGFARRAGWPGHTRYQFGAREFVGPYVHQVATVSLALTVAAFCLLLVWRLRARHWTTATPCDAALAAVLLFTVTSRVISPQYMVWLVGLAAVCLTSRHTTQRPVAWLILAATATSTVVYPAFYGEVMTSSWTGCLLMLARNGLLACAAVLSLVRLWRATAHRPESVVPPRDPRPDASRLPDDTLSIS; encoded by the coding sequence ATGAGCACCTCGATCACGGCCGCCGCCCGCCGCCGCCCGCGCCCGCTGCTCGGCCTCGCCGCCGCGTGGTTCGCCACCCGCGCCCTGATGCTGTGGCTGCTCGTCCACGACGACACCCGGCTGCTCGGCCTGGGCGGCGTCTCGCGCGAGGTGCACCACCTGTACTTCCACTGGTACGGCATCCTCGTCCACGGCGCCTTCCCGGTCGGCGACCCCATGTGGCAGTACCCGCCCGGCGCCGGTCTCGTCCTGCTGTCGCCCGCGCTGCTGCCGGGGGCGACCTACTTCCAGGGCTTCGTCGCGCTCACCCTCCTCACGGACCTGGCGGTGCTGCTCGCCCTGGCCCGCACGGGACTGCGCACCGGCCGCAGCCTGAGCGGCGCCGCCCTGTGGGTCGGCGGGCTGCCACTGCTGCTGCACCTTCCGCTGGCCCGCTACGACGTGCAGGTCACCGCGTTCGCCGTGCTCTCCCTGCTGGCGCTGACCCGCTCCCCGCGCACCGCCGGCGCACTGGCGGGCCTGGGTGCCCTGGTGAAGGTCTGGCCCGCGCTGGTGCTCATCGGCACGCCGCGCGGCCGTGACTCCCGGCGGGCCTGGGTCTCGGCGACCGTCGCAGGGGGCGCGCTGCTCGTGCTCCTCGCCACCCTGTTCCGCACCCCGTTCGACTTCCTGCGCCAGCAGGGCGAGCGGGGCGTGCAGATCGAGTCGCTCGGCGGCACGGTCCTCGGCTTCGCCCGCCGCGCCGGCTGGCCGGGGCACACCCGGTACCAGTTCGGGGCGCGGGAGTTCGTGGGCCCGTACGTGCACCAGGTGGCCACGGTGTCGCTGGCGCTCACCGTCGCCGCCTTCTGCCTGCTGCTGGTGTGGCGGCTGCGGGCCCGGCACTGGACGACGGCGACACCGTGCGACGCGGCGCTCGCGGCGGTGCTGCTGTTCACCGTGACCAGCAGGGTGATCAGCCCGCAGTACATGGTGTGGCTGGTGGGCCTGGCCGCCGTCTGCCTGACCTCCCGGCACACCACGCAGCGCCCGGTGGCCTGGCTGATCCTGGCGGCGACCGCGACGAGCACGGTGGTGTACCCGGCGTTCTACGGCGAGGTGATGACGTCGAGCTGGACCGGGTGCCTGCTGATGCTGGCGCGCAACGGGCTGCTGGCCTGCGCGGCCGTGCTGTCGCTGGTACGGCTGTGGCGGGCCACCGCGCATCGCCCCGAGTCGGTCGTCCCGCCCCGGGACCCGCGGCCCGATGCGTCCCGCCTTCCGGACGACACACTGAGCATCTCTTAA
- a CDS encoding glycosyltransferase family 2 protein translates to MEEDTGTSTGTVTVVVIGYDDAAHVTAAVRSALAQGPAVREVIAVDDCSTDGSAGLLEALAAGEPRLRVVRRTVNSGGCGTPRNDGIDAATAPYLMFLDSDDVLPPGAVDALLRAAGRHDAQVAAGLCVRRELPSGRETPWQPGLYARPAVAEHPAGRRRLVHDTLCVNKLYRTDFLRAHRIRFPEGRFPYEDFVFTARVLAAGPRLALVPDRVYVWHVRRTADRLSISLDRAGVDNWRARTEAARQAYDILLGAGEKRLAREARAKFLEHEVRMYARELELRDASHRRAWWTLTRAHLAAYDEADFARAPAPGRVIARVVLASEEPRDLPRLRELAARPSRLCPPYARAPGGAPVWSADLPQVPLDHVLTRPLRLLPLAVDAELRPRARGTRLRLVLHELYGRVAEAGPRTVEAAFVHRENARTRTVVGTAVLRPSSPGSGTWTAVLPLGTRALAAAGAATWDLRLRLRFADGSARDTTAHAMAGPGLLTRTALPSLRHGVLLLHPYATHSGSLALRVAPGPRGAAAVLRRRLSRLLPRTAAPAR, encoded by the coding sequence ATGGAAGAAGACACCGGCACCAGCACCGGCACCGTCACCGTCGTGGTCATCGGGTACGACGACGCCGCCCACGTCACCGCCGCCGTACGGTCCGCGCTGGCACAGGGGCCGGCCGTGCGCGAGGTGATCGCGGTCGACGACTGCTCCACGGACGGCAGCGCCGGCCTGCTGGAGGCACTCGCCGCCGGGGAGCCGCGGCTGCGGGTGGTCCGCCGCACGGTCAACAGCGGCGGCTGCGGCACCCCGCGCAACGACGGCATCGACGCCGCGACCGCCCCGTACCTGATGTTCCTGGACAGCGACGACGTCCTGCCGCCCGGTGCCGTCGACGCACTGCTCCGCGCGGCCGGGCGCCACGACGCACAGGTCGCGGCGGGGCTGTGCGTGCGCCGCGAACTGCCCTCGGGGCGCGAGACCCCCTGGCAGCCCGGGCTGTACGCGCGCCCGGCGGTGGCCGAGCATCCCGCCGGGCGCCGCCGGCTGGTGCACGACACCCTGTGCGTCAACAAGCTGTACCGGACCGACTTCCTGCGCGCGCACCGCATCCGCTTCCCCGAAGGCCGCTTCCCCTACGAGGACTTCGTCTTCACCGCGCGCGTCCTGGCGGCCGGGCCGCGCCTCGCGCTCGTCCCGGACCGGGTCTACGTCTGGCACGTGCGCCGCACCGCCGACCGGCTGTCGATCTCCCTGGACCGGGCCGGCGTCGACAACTGGCGGGCACGCACGGAGGCCGCCCGGCAGGCGTACGACATCCTGCTGGGCGCCGGGGAGAAACGGCTCGCGCGGGAGGCGCGCGCCAAGTTCCTGGAGCACGAGGTGCGGATGTACGCGCGGGAGCTGGAGTTGCGCGACGCCAGTCACCGGCGTGCGTGGTGGACGCTCACCCGGGCGCATCTGGCGGCGTACGACGAGGCGGACTTCGCGCGGGCGCCCGCGCCGGGGCGGGTGATCGCCCGCGTGGTGCTGGCCTCCGAGGAGCCCCGGGACCTGCCCCGGCTGCGGGAGCTGGCGGCGCGCCCGTCACGGCTGTGCCCGCCGTACGCGCGGGCCCCGGGCGGGGCGCCCGTCTGGTCGGCGGACCTCCCGCAGGTGCCGCTGGACCACGTCCTGACCCGCCCGCTGCGGCTGCTCCCGCTCGCCGTCGACGCCGAGCTGCGCCCCCGGGCGCGCGGCACCCGGCTGCGGCTGGTCCTGCACGAGCTGTACGGCAGGGTCGCCGAAGCCGGTCCCCGCACGGTGGAGGCCGCGTTCGTCCACCGCGAGAACGCCCGGACGCGCACGGTCGTCGGCACGGCCGTGCTGCGACCGTCCTCCCCCGGTTCCGGCACCTGGACGGCCGTACTCCCGCTGGGCACGCGCGCCCTCGCCGCGGCCGGCGCGGCCACCTGGGACCTGCGCCTGCGCCTGCGCTTCGCCGATGGCTCGGCCCGCGACACCACGGCCCACGCCATGGCGGGCCCCGGCCTGCTGACCCGTACGGCCCTCCCGAGCCTCCGCCACGGTGTGCTGCTCCTGCACCCCTACGCCACCCACTCCGGCTCCCTGGCCCTGCGGGTCGCCCCCGGCCCCCGGGGCGCGGCGGCGGTGCTCCGCCGACGTCTGTCCCGGCTGCTTCCCCGCACGGCGGCCCCGGCCCGGTGA
- a CDS encoding ester cyclase: MITDDVRAARQKLVLDHFHDEVRQEWDDVLATFPHPHYELIPTMTVHDGDGAVRGYYHDTRVAFPDQDHEIIALRHSDDAVIAEFWLLGTHLGPLGAIPPTGNRFRVRMTAYFLFDADENLVCERVYFDSLSMLKQLIGGLNMRHPRNWLLALRCLRGLLKMAGDEPHPSLVDTPKADLDLPPTAPDASKPDVS, from the coding sequence TTGATCACCGACGATGTGCGCGCGGCCCGGCAGAAGCTGGTCCTGGACCACTTCCACGACGAGGTCCGCCAGGAGTGGGACGACGTCCTGGCCACGTTCCCGCACCCGCACTACGAGCTCATACCGACCATGACGGTCCACGACGGGGACGGTGCCGTCCGTGGCTACTACCACGACACCCGGGTCGCCTTCCCGGACCAGGACCACGAGATCATCGCCCTGCGGCACAGCGACGACGCGGTGATCGCCGAGTTCTGGCTGCTGGGCACCCACCTCGGCCCCCTCGGCGCCATTCCGCCGACCGGCAACCGCTTCCGGGTCCGGATGACCGCGTACTTCCTGTTCGACGCCGACGAGAACCTGGTGTGCGAGCGTGTCTACTTCGACAGCCTGTCGATGCTCAAACAGCTCATCGGCGGGCTGAACATGCGCCACCCGCGGAACTGGCTGCTCGCCCTGCGCTGTCTGCGTGGACTGCTGAAGATGGCGGGGGACGAGCCGCACCCCTCCCTCGTCGACACCCCGAAGGCGGACCTGGACCTCCCGCCGACCGCCCCGGACGCCTCGAAGCCGGACGTGTCCTGA
- a CDS encoding MBL fold metallo-hydrolase, whose translation MKVHHLNCGTMRPPGATLVCHVLLIETDRRGLVLVDSGYGLRDVAEPARRVGPLRLAMRPLLDPEETAARQIERLGFRREDVRHIVLTHLDPDHVGGIADFPGARVHVTSAEARGALHAPGPRERLRFRPAQWSHGPLFVEHGPGGEAWHGFAAARELDDVAPGIVLVPLPGHTRGHAGVAVEADGGVLLHAGDAFFDHTTLTGRTRMPLALRATETLVAHDLARVRANHARLAELHRRADGPAILCAHDPVLLERAREGLTGPAS comes from the coding sequence ATGAAGGTGCATCACCTCAACTGCGGCACCATGCGCCCGCCGGGCGCCACCCTCGTGTGCCATGTGCTGCTGATCGAGACGGACCGGCGGGGCCTGGTCCTCGTCGACTCCGGCTACGGCCTGCGGGACGTGGCCGAACCCGCACGCCGGGTGGGCCCCCTCCGCCTGGCCATGCGGCCGCTCCTGGACCCGGAGGAGACCGCCGCCCGCCAGATCGAGCGCCTCGGCTTCCGGCGGGAGGACGTGCGCCACATCGTGCTCACCCATCTCGATCCCGACCATGTGGGAGGCATCGCGGACTTCCCCGGGGCGCGGGTGCACGTCACCTCGGCCGAGGCGCGGGGCGCGCTGCACGCGCCCGGCCCGAGGGAGCGGCTCCGCTTCCGGCCGGCCCAGTGGTCCCACGGGCCCCTGTTCGTCGAGCACGGGCCCGGTGGCGAGGCGTGGCACGGCTTCGCCGCGGCACGGGAACTGGACGACGTGGCCCCGGGCATCGTCCTCGTCCCGCTGCCGGGCCACACGCGCGGCCACGCCGGGGTCGCCGTCGAGGCGGACGGCGGCGTACTGCTGCACGCGGGGGACGCCTTCTTCGACCACACCACGCTGACCGGCCGCACCCGCATGCCGCTCGCCCTGCGCGCGACGGAGACCCTGGTCGCCCACGACCTCGCCCGGGTCCGCGCCAACCACGCCCGCCTGGCCGAGCTGCACCGCCGGGCGGACGGCCCGGCGATCCTCTGCGCCCACGACCCGGTGCTCCTCGAACGGGCCCGGGAGGGCCTCACCGGACCGGCGTCGTAG
- a CDS encoding glycosyltransferase family 2 protein, whose translation MTAPDAVPLTVPEITSPDVTITVIVYDDAARLPRAVASVLRQTHSNIEVIISDDHSTDDTPAVARALAAQDSRVLHLRLPENSGGCGVPRNRALEVARAPYLMFLDSDDELPENAVEVLLAAHRERDVDFVMGAVERIRVDTGRRSRWMAHLVAERRTVDGIEAEPGLLFEHLSTSKMYARSFLDRHELRFPEGIHYEDQLFSAQAYCLAKSFTIVPEPVYRWYIAPYVAADAASISNQRHKLTNVRDRVHVQRLIDAFLAESGHQALREDKDYKFLKHDFRMYEGDLPYRDEEWLRAFAAEVTPYLDTLAPAAFARLPRPERVVVQLVRDGRFAEARWAARGLGHAVAPRETTADGTGLYWGAVPPDSDAARRELDVTDLELDSRPFTGALFRHEIRSVAPGPGLTLDLAVRTYDPGLRLPVGPQRASVLVTPGRRRLTAPFRLDPVRPGVFEGKVRLDLAAARLPPHGFSGVRHPLLRLHQQDLTNTGVLLAPLSFPALRATVHGALPHALTVEPEGKGAGRLQLRWTPVGPAARLLPPLARRLSSPRIRRAARMLRGALR comes from the coding sequence GTGACCGCCCCGGACGCCGTACCCCTGACCGTCCCCGAGATCACCAGCCCGGACGTCACCATCACCGTGATCGTCTACGACGACGCCGCCCGGCTCCCGCGCGCCGTCGCCTCCGTGCTGCGCCAGACCCACAGCAACATCGAGGTGATCATCAGCGACGACCACTCCACGGACGACACCCCCGCCGTCGCCCGCGCCCTGGCCGCTCAGGACTCCCGGGTGCTGCACCTGAGGCTGCCGGAGAACAGCGGCGGCTGCGGCGTCCCGCGCAACCGCGCGCTCGAAGTGGCCCGCGCCCCGTACCTGATGTTCCTCGACAGCGACGACGAACTCCCCGAGAACGCGGTGGAGGTGCTGCTCGCCGCGCACCGGGAGCGGGACGTCGACTTCGTGATGGGCGCGGTGGAGCGGATCCGTGTGGACACCGGGCGCCGCTCCCGCTGGATGGCCCACCTCGTCGCCGAGCGCCGTACGGTCGACGGCATCGAGGCCGAACCCGGACTGCTGTTCGAGCACCTGTCGACCAGCAAGATGTACGCCCGCTCCTTCCTCGACCGGCACGAGCTGCGCTTCCCCGAGGGCATCCACTACGAGGACCAGCTCTTCTCCGCGCAGGCGTACTGCCTGGCCAAGTCGTTCACGATCGTGCCCGAGCCGGTCTACCGCTGGTACATCGCCCCGTACGTCGCCGCCGACGCCGCCTCCATCTCCAACCAGCGGCACAAGCTGACCAACGTGCGCGACCGGGTGCACGTGCAGCGGCTGATCGACGCGTTCCTCGCCGAGAGCGGGCACCAGGCGCTGCGCGAGGACAAGGACTACAAGTTCCTCAAGCACGACTTCCGCATGTACGAGGGCGACCTGCCCTACCGGGACGAGGAGTGGCTGCGCGCCTTCGCCGCCGAGGTGACGCCCTATCTGGACACCCTGGCGCCCGCCGCGTTCGCCCGGCTGCCGCGCCCGGAGCGGGTGGTCGTCCAGCTCGTGCGGGACGGCAGGTTCGCCGAGGCCCGGTGGGCGGCGCGCGGGCTGGGTCACGCGGTCGCCCCCCGCGAGACCACTGCGGACGGCACCGGCCTCTACTGGGGCGCGGTCCCCCCCGACTCCGACGCCGCCCGGCGCGAACTGGACGTCACCGACCTGGAACTGGACTCCCGCCCCTTCACCGGCGCCCTGTTCCGGCACGAGATCCGCTCGGTCGCCCCCGGCCCCGGCCTCACCCTCGACCTGGCGGTGCGGACCTACGACCCCGGGCTGCGGCTGCCGGTGGGACCACAGAGGGCGAGCGTGCTCGTCACTCCCGGACGGCGCCGGCTCACCGCCCCGTTCCGGCTCGACCCGGTGCGCCCCGGCGTGTTCGAGGGCAAGGTCCGTCTCGACCTGGCGGCCGCGCGACTGCCGCCGCACGGATTCAGCGGGGTCCGCCACCCGCTGTTGCGCCTGCATCAGCAGGACCTGACGAACACGGGCGTGCTGCTGGCCCCGCTGTCGTTCCCGGCGCTGCGGGCGACGGTCCACGGCGCCCTCCCGCACGCCCTGACCGTCGAACCCGAGGGCAAGGGCGCGGGGCGTCTGCAACTGCGCTGGACCCCGGTGGGCCCGGCCGCCCGCCTGCTGCCCCCGCTGGCCCGCCGCCTGTCCTCCCCGCGAATCCGCAGGGCAGCCCGCATGCTGCGCGGCGCGCTGCGCTGA
- a CDS encoding CDP-glycerol glycerophosphotransferase family protein, protein MPPVLSVVVHGPEVQGHLAELLDSLAARPFTGVPDAGGGDGTAPASVEIVVAAVGDRARREAERVATGDGRVRVLALPGGADDTAARAAGADRATGAWLHFVRAKDGLPPGTPRVLAARTAELPPDVQVLAVDHTRSAWNTAGARSGDGWIFARTGRRALALTDFPNLLRLTPLLGARVVRAEFWRAHEALPATREAAGDEAYLAYSLLLHADRIACLHQPAYEHRVLRPESLPPPTPEERYALIERYERLRRLMAEREVPERPRAVLYDVMVRDCLRTFARSGMPEPVAREFFARASRAALTLRPRTYRRPGGFEGVRRSLLEENAYTKYRALQAANQRRRTVRKAVVTGRRAVAGRLDDHRYRKALNGPVDPHLAVFSAYWDRGVACNPAAVARRLAALAPHIHQVWVVSRDRVALLPPGTDHVVPGTRRYWEVMARAKYLVNNVNFANAVVKRPDAVHLQTHHGTPLKRMGLDQLDFPAAAKGLDFEALLARVDKWDYSVSANSHSTRMWERAYPSRYIPLDHGYPRNDIFYRATAADIRAIRDRLGIAPGRRAILYAPTHRDYESGWHPRLDLAALADRLGGNTVLLVRGHYLYGNAASPLAGLRRTGRVIDVSSYDPVEELALAADALVTDYSSIMFDYANLDRPVVIHADDWETYASTRGVYFDLTAEPPGPVARSQDELTEILAGDAWRDESARKALAAFRRRFCEYDDGQAAERVVRRVFLDAPEDTLPPVVPVDERIPAPTPEEATAL, encoded by the coding sequence GTGCCGCCGGTTCTGAGCGTCGTCGTCCACGGCCCCGAAGTGCAGGGACACCTCGCCGAACTGCTCGACTCGCTCGCCGCCCGGCCGTTCACCGGCGTCCCGGACGCCGGTGGCGGTGACGGCACCGCCCCCGCGAGTGTCGAGATCGTCGTCGCGGCCGTCGGCGACCGGGCCCGCCGGGAGGCGGAGCGGGTGGCGACGGGCGACGGCCGGGTGCGCGTACTCGCGCTGCCCGGCGGCGCGGACGACACCGCCGCCCGCGCGGCCGGCGCCGACCGTGCGACCGGGGCATGGCTGCACTTCGTCCGTGCCAAGGACGGACTGCCCCCGGGCACGCCGCGCGTCCTCGCCGCCCGCACCGCCGAACTCCCGCCCGACGTACAGGTCCTGGCGGTCGACCACACCCGTTCCGCCTGGAACACGGCCGGCGCCCGCAGCGGCGACGGCTGGATCTTCGCCCGCACCGGCCGCCGCGCCCTGGCCCTGACCGACTTCCCCAACCTGCTCCGGCTGACCCCGCTGCTCGGCGCCCGCGTCGTCCGCGCCGAGTTCTGGCGGGCGCACGAGGCGCTGCCCGCCACCCGGGAGGCGGCAGGCGACGAGGCGTACCTGGCGTACAGCCTGCTGCTGCACGCCGACCGGATCGCCTGCCTGCACCAGCCGGCCTACGAGCACCGCGTGCTGCGCCCCGAGAGCCTGCCGCCGCCCACGCCCGAGGAGCGGTACGCGCTGATCGAGCGGTACGAGCGGCTGCGGCGGCTGATGGCCGAGCGGGAGGTCCCCGAGCGGCCGCGGGCGGTGCTGTACGACGTGATGGTCCGCGACTGTCTGCGCACCTTCGCCCGCAGCGGCATGCCCGAGCCGGTGGCGCGCGAGTTCTTCGCGCGCGCCTCCCGCGCCGCCCTCACGCTGCGGCCGCGGACGTACCGCCGCCCCGGAGGCTTCGAGGGCGTCCGCCGGTCCCTCCTGGAGGAGAACGCGTATACCAAGTACCGCGCCCTCCAGGCCGCCAACCAGCGGCGCCGCACGGTCAGGAAGGCCGTCGTCACCGGCCGCCGCGCGGTCGCCGGCCGGCTCGACGACCACCGCTACCGCAAGGCGCTGAACGGCCCGGTCGACCCGCACCTCGCGGTGTTCTCCGCGTACTGGGACCGCGGCGTCGCCTGCAACCCGGCCGCGGTCGCCCGCCGGCTCGCCGCCCTGGCCCCGCACATCCACCAGGTGTGGGTGGTCTCCCGCGACCGCGTCGCCCTGCTGCCGCCCGGCACGGACCACGTGGTGCCCGGCACCCGCCGCTACTGGGAGGTCATGGCCCGGGCGAAGTACCTGGTCAACAACGTCAACTTCGCCAACGCCGTGGTCAAGCGGCCCGACGCGGTCCACCTCCAGACCCACCACGGCACCCCGCTCAAACGGATGGGCCTGGACCAGCTCGACTTCCCCGCCGCCGCCAAGGGCCTCGACTTCGAGGCGCTGCTGGCCCGCGTCGACAAGTGGGACTACAGCGTCTCCGCGAACAGCCACTCCACCCGCATGTGGGAGCGCGCCTACCCCTCCCGCTACATCCCCCTCGACCACGGCTATCCGCGCAACGACATCTTCTACCGCGCCACCGCCGCCGACATCCGCGCGATCCGCGACCGGCTCGGCATCGCGCCCGGCCGCCGCGCGATCCTCTACGCCCCCACCCACCGCGACTACGAGTCCGGCTGGCACCCCCGCCTGGACCTGGCCGCCCTCGCCGACCGGCTCGGCGGGAACACCGTGCTCCTGGTGCGCGGCCACTACTTGTACGGCAACGCCGCCTCCCCGCTCGCCGGGCTGCGCCGCACCGGCCGGGTGATCGACGTGTCCTCCTACGATCCGGTGGAGGAACTCGCCCTGGCCGCCGACGCGCTGGTCACGGACTACTCGTCGATCATGTTCGACTACGCCAACCTCGACCGGCCCGTCGTCATCCACGCCGACGACTGGGAGACCTACGCCTCCACCCGCGGCGTCTACTTCGACCTCACGGCCGAGCCACCCGGCCCGGTCGCGCGCAGCCAGGACGAACTGACCGAGATCCTCGCCGGTGACGCCTGGCGTGACGAGAGCGCCCGCAAGGCGCTCGCCGCGTTCCGCCGCCGGTTCTGCGAGTACGACGACGGGCAGGCCGCCGAGCGCGTGGTGCGCCGGGTGTTCCTGGACGCGCCCGAGGACACGCTGCCCCCGGTCGTCCCCGTCGACGAACGCATCCCCGCCCCCACCCCCGAGGAGGCGACCGCACTGTGA
- a CDS encoding ABC transporter ATP-binding protein, which yields MADTDLMTTDLMTTDRASTDPASTDLGKTGRAASAGPAASAAPAPTVVCDAVDIVYRVNGTGAGRGTATAALNRMLRREQTGRAAGVRTVHAVRNVSFTAYRGEAIGLIGTNGSGKSTLLKAVAGLLPVERGRIYTDGQPSLLGVNAALMADLTGERNVYLGGLAMGMSREQVRERYQEIVDFSGINEKGDFITLPMRTYSSGMAARLRFSIAAAKDHDVLLVDEALATGDRSFQKRSERRIRELRAHAGTVFLVSHSNKSIRDTCDRVLWLERGELRMDGPTAEVLAAYEEFTGGPDKARKAPPRRK from the coding sequence GTGGCTGACACCGACCTCATGACGACCGACCTCATGACGACCGACCGCGCGAGTACCGACCCCGCGAGTACCGACCTCGGGAAGACCGGCCGCGCGGCATCCGCGGGCCCCGCGGCGTCCGCCGCGCCCGCCCCCACCGTGGTCTGCGACGCCGTCGACATCGTCTACCGCGTCAACGGCACCGGCGCCGGCCGGGGCACCGCCACCGCCGCGCTCAACCGCATGCTGCGCCGCGAGCAGACCGGGAGGGCGGCCGGCGTACGCACGGTGCACGCCGTGCGGAACGTGTCCTTCACCGCCTACCGGGGCGAGGCCATCGGCCTGATCGGCACCAACGGCTCGGGCAAGTCCACGCTGCTCAAAGCGGTCGCCGGGCTGCTCCCCGTGGAGCGGGGCCGCATCTACACCGACGGCCAGCCCTCCCTCCTCGGTGTCAACGCGGCCCTGATGGCGGACCTCACGGGCGAGCGCAACGTGTACCTCGGCGGGCTCGCCATGGGCATGTCGCGCGAGCAGGTCAGGGAGCGCTACCAGGAGATCGTCGACTTCTCCGGCATCAACGAGAAGGGCGACTTCATCACGCTCCCCATGCGCACGTACTCCTCCGGCATGGCCGCCCGGCTGCGGTTCTCCATCGCGGCCGCCAAGGACCACGACGTCCTCCTCGTCGACGAGGCCCTGGCCACCGGCGACCGCTCCTTCCAGAAGCGCTCCGAGCGGCGCATCCGCGAGCTGCGCGCCCACGCCGGTACCGTCTTCCTGGTCAGCCACAGCAACAAGTCGATCCGCGACACCTGCGACCGCGTGCTGTGGCTGGAGCGCGGTGAACTGCGCATGGACGGGCCGACGGCCGAGGTCCTCGCGGCCTACGAGGAGTTCACCGGCGGCCCCGACAAGGCGAGGAAGGCGCCCCCGCGGCGGAAGTAG
- a CDS encoding ABC transporter permease: MSQVLQPPPPPAAGPSEPAAAPPVETPAQLAARYGLSVSGARPSLSEYGSQLWARRHFIRAFATAKLTAQYSQAKLGQLWQVANPLLNAAVYFLIFGLLLGTKKGVPDYVPFLVTGVFVWTFTQSSIMAGTRAISGNLGLVRALHFPRAALPVSFALQQLQQLLFSMCALVVILLAFGVPVAASWLLALPALVLQFCFNAGVAMVMARWGAKTPDIAQLMPFVLRTWMYVSGVMWSIDHVTHNRDLPHVVLLALRCNPAAVYIDLMRFALIDSFHASQLPPHVWAVATGWALLAGIGGFTYFWKAEETYGRG; this comes from the coding sequence GTGAGCCAGGTCCTGCAACCCCCGCCCCCACCGGCCGCCGGCCCCTCGGAGCCGGCCGCCGCGCCCCCCGTCGAGACGCCCGCGCAGCTCGCGGCGCGGTACGGGCTGTCCGTCAGCGGCGCCCGCCCCTCCCTCTCCGAGTACGGCAGTCAGCTCTGGGCCCGCCGGCACTTCATCCGTGCCTTCGCCACCGCCAAACTGACCGCTCAGTACAGCCAGGCGAAGCTCGGCCAGCTCTGGCAGGTGGCCAACCCACTGCTCAACGCCGCCGTCTACTTCCTGATCTTCGGCCTCCTGCTCGGCACCAAGAAGGGCGTCCCGGACTACGTCCCGTTCCTGGTCACGGGCGTGTTCGTGTGGACGTTCACGCAGAGCTCGATCATGGCCGGCACCCGCGCGATCTCCGGCAACCTCGGCCTCGTCCGGGCACTGCACTTCCCGCGTGCCGCGCTGCCCGTGTCGTTCGCGCTCCAGCAGCTCCAGCAGCTGCTGTTCTCGATGTGCGCGCTGGTGGTGATCCTGCTCGCGTTCGGCGTGCCGGTCGCCGCTTCCTGGCTGCTGGCGCTGCCCGCGCTCGTGCTCCAGTTCTGTTTCAACGCCGGCGTCGCCATGGTGATGGCCCGCTGGGGCGCCAAGACCCCGGACATCGCGCAGCTCATGCCGTTCGTGCTGCGGACGTGGATGTACGTCTCCGGCGTGATGTGGAGCATCGACCACGTCACGCACAACCGGGACCTGCCGCACGTCGTGCTGCTCGCCCTGCGCTGCAACCCGGCCGCCGTCTACATCGACCTGATGCGCTTCGCGCTGATCGACAGCTTCCACGCGAGCCAGCTCCCGCCGCACGTGTGGGCCGTCGCGACCGGCTGGGCGCTGCTCGCCGGAATCGGCGGATTCACCTACTTCTGGAAGGCCGAGGAGACGTACGGCCGTGGCTGA